One window of Mixophyes fleayi isolate aMixFle1 chromosome 3, aMixFle1.hap1, whole genome shotgun sequence genomic DNA carries:
- the VGLL2 gene encoding transcription cofactor vestigial-like protein 2 isoform X1, protein MSCLDVMYQVYGPPQPYFAAAYSPYHQKLAFYSKMQEAPESASSSSASSASSFSSHAPASIKEEDCSPEKERPPEAEYINSRCVLFTYFQGDISSVVDEHFSRALSLPSSYSPSSASAKASRSVSSWRDPSFPMSQRSFPPSFWNSSYQPSTAPSSLGSSLASPLSGPHTEISLGADHYSPASLHSHLHQGPPEPWHHAHHHHHHHPYSIGGAINSQGSSYPRPGMHEVYSTHFDPRYSSLLVPASVRPHRITPAGPSAAAAQCDLGKGEPATSAWTTPGPYPGPAGDMGQSLSLNVDAGIQPQDKSKDLYWF, encoded by the exons ATGAGCTGTTTGGATGTAATGTACCAAGTGTATGGTCCTCCTCAGCCTTACTTTGCAGCAGCTTATAGTCCTTACCACCAG AAACTAGCATTTTACTCGAAGATGCAGGAAGCCCCAGAAAGTGCCAGCAGTAGCAGTGCCAGCAGTGCCAGCTCGTTCTCCAGCCATGCTCCAGCCAGTATTAAAGAAGAGGACTGCAGTCCGGAGAAAGAAAGACCCCCAGAAGCAGAGTACATAAACTCCAGATGTGTCCTCTTCACTTATTTCCAGGGAGATATAAGCTCGGTGGTGGATGAGCACTTCAGCAGAGCACTCAGCCTGCCCAGTAGTTATTCTCCCAGCAGTGCCAGTGCCAAGGCTTCCAGAAGCGTCAGCTCATGGAGAG ACCCATCTTTCCCGATGAGCCAAAGAAGCTTTCCTCCATCCTTCTGGAACAGCAGCTACCAGCCATCTACAGCTCCATCATCACTGGGTAGCAGCCTAGCCAGTCCTCTAAGTGGTCCTCACACAGAAATCTCCCTTGGAGCAGATCATTATTCCCCAGCTTCTCTTCATAGCCATCTACATCAGGGGCCACCTGAGCCCTGGCACCATgcacaccaccatcatcaccaccacccaTACTCCATTGGGGGAGCTATAAACAGTCAGGGTTCAAGTTACCCTCGGCCTGGCATGCATGAAGTTTATAGTACGCACTTCGATCCCCGCTATAGCTCATTACTTGTCCCAGCATCAGTCCGACCCCACAGGATCACACCAGCTGGACCATCAGCAGCTGCAGCACAATGTGACCTGGGCAAAGGAGAGCCAGCCACCTCTGCATGGACAACTCCTGGTCCATATCCAGGACCAGCAGGAGACATGGGACAAAGCCTTAGCCTCAATGTTGATGCAG GTATACAGCCTCAGGATAAAAGCAAGGATCTGTACTGGTTTTAA
- the VGLL2 gene encoding transcription cofactor vestigial-like protein 2 isoform X2, giving the protein MSCLDVMYQVYGPPQPYFAAAYSPYHQKLAFYSKMQEAPESASSSSASSASSFSSHAPASIKEEDCSPEKERPPEAEYINSRCVLFTYFQGDISSVVDEHFSRALSLPSSYSPSSASAKASRSVSSWRDPSFPMSQRSFPPSFWNSSYQPSTAPSSLGSSLASPLSGPHTEISLGADHYSPASLHSHLHQGPPEPWHHAHHHHHHHPYSIGGAINSQGSSYPRPGMHEVYSTHFDPRYSSLLVPASVRPHRITPAGPSAAAAQCDLGKGEPATSAWTTPGPYPGPAGDMGQSLSLNVDAARRYTFCGGPLLS; this is encoded by the exons ATGAGCTGTTTGGATGTAATGTACCAAGTGTATGGTCCTCCTCAGCCTTACTTTGCAGCAGCTTATAGTCCTTACCACCAG AAACTAGCATTTTACTCGAAGATGCAGGAAGCCCCAGAAAGTGCCAGCAGTAGCAGTGCCAGCAGTGCCAGCTCGTTCTCCAGCCATGCTCCAGCCAGTATTAAAGAAGAGGACTGCAGTCCGGAGAAAGAAAGACCCCCAGAAGCAGAGTACATAAACTCCAGATGTGTCCTCTTCACTTATTTCCAGGGAGATATAAGCTCGGTGGTGGATGAGCACTTCAGCAGAGCACTCAGCCTGCCCAGTAGTTATTCTCCCAGCAGTGCCAGTGCCAAGGCTTCCAGAAGCGTCAGCTCATGGAGAG ACCCATCTTTCCCGATGAGCCAAAGAAGCTTTCCTCCATCCTTCTGGAACAGCAGCTACCAGCCATCTACAGCTCCATCATCACTGGGTAGCAGCCTAGCCAGTCCTCTAAGTGGTCCTCACACAGAAATCTCCCTTGGAGCAGATCATTATTCCCCAGCTTCTCTTCATAGCCATCTACATCAGGGGCCACCTGAGCCCTGGCACCATgcacaccaccatcatcaccaccacccaTACTCCATTGGGGGAGCTATAAACAGTCAGGGTTCAAGTTACCCTCGGCCTGGCATGCATGAAGTTTATAGTACGCACTTCGATCCCCGCTATAGCTCATTACTTGTCCCAGCATCAGTCCGACCCCACAGGATCACACCAGCTGGACCATCAGCAGCTGCAGCACAATGTGACCTGGGCAAAGGAGAGCCAGCCACCTCTGCATGGACAACTCCTGGTCCATATCCAGGACCAGCAGGAGACATGGGACAAAGCCTTAGCCTCAATGTTGATGCAG CTCGACGCTACACCTTCTGCGGAGGACCTCTCCTGAGCTGA